In the Armatimonadota bacterium genome, GATAAGGAGAGCGCTCGCAAGTAAAATTGTTGCGTCCACAAAGGTCGCGAAGGCCCTTCTGCAAAGGAGATGACCGCTCGGCATCGAGCCCTTTCCGTCTGGCGCGCCTGTGTTAGGGGAGCCCGACCTGTGAGTATTCACGGTACAGCGGTGGTGTGAAAGTCGTATTGCTCGATTCGAGATTCTCTCGCCACATAACTCGTGTTTAGGCCGACCTGTCTAACACCCCGGCCTGCGCAGCCTAACACACATAGCCCCACGGACCCCTTCGCGCGCGACTGCCCGACCCGTCCTAACCTCCGCCATTCTGCGTGCACTGCTTATCGCACATTGTACTGCGCCGCGGGTCAGTCTAACATCCCATCTCGCGGGTTCCTCTCACCATGTGGCGGAAGGCGCATGGCGGAGGATCCCTCGTCGGCGGAGAGGTCGGGGACCGCGGATTCGACGGGTCCGGCGGCCGCGTCCTCGACCCGCTCCGAGGGCGGCGCCCCCACCTCCTTCGGAGGCTCTGCGGGCAGGGGAGGCTCAGGACGCTGAGCTGGAAGCGCTTCCGGCAGAGGTGGCTCAGGACGCTGTGCTGGCTGGGTTTCCGGCAGAGGCGGGGTCGCAGGCGGCGCATGGAGCGTCACAGCGGCCGGTGCCATCGCCGCTACAGGGCGGATGCGGTCGGCCCGGGCGCGACAGCCCAGTCGGCGAAGGCAAAGGCTAGAGGGTCGTTCCAAAAGGGGTCCCCGCCTGCGACTGGTCCGGCCGCGGCATCGGCGCCTTCCTGCTCCTCGTCGGCGGCCGGGACCGCCGGGAGGGTCTGGCGCCGCGCTTCCTTGAAGACCCGCTCTACCAGGTTGACCGTGCGGATCCGGCTCCAGGGGTTGGGGGTGGAAACCGCAGTTTGGCCGGCGGGTGGTGCTGTTCGGTCGGGGAGCGACGTGGTGGGGACTGTAACTGAGATGGTAGGGTCGGCAGGCGGAGTGAAGAAGCTCCATTCAGACGCCCGCAGGAAGTACTGTCGTGCCCGGAGTTGTCGTCTCCCTGCACATCGCCCCTACCGCAGCCGCTGCGATGCAGAGGGTAGAGATGGTGCGGGCGGCCCCGGGCCGCGGTCTGGAGGGGGACCGGTACTGGAGGGTCAGCGGGACCTACTCGCGCAGAGTGCCGCCCTGGTCGGGGTTGACGCGGTCCCGGTGGACGTCGAGGTTGACGTCTCCCCCGGGCGTCCGGCCTTCGCCATCGCCGGCCTGCCCGATGCAAGCGAGCAGGACGCCGAAGAGCGGTGCAGGTGGTAGAGGGTGCGCGCCCGCCTCGGACGGTGGCGCTACCGGCGGTGTCACCCCGCCGCCACGACCACGGGGACTTCGCGGAGGTGAAGGGCCAGTCCCATGCCAAACGCGCACTGCTGGCGGCCGCCGCCGGAGGGCACCACGTGCTGAGCCAGTACAGCGCCTTGACGCCGTCCCGCCGCTCCGGCTATCTTGAAAGTGCGCTGCGGGCCGTGCTGCACGCGGCTCTCGTGCGTCGCGCGGAAGTGGCGGAACTGGCAGACGCGCAGGCCTCAGGAGCCTGTGGGCCACAAGCCCGTGGGAGTTCAAATCTCCCCTTCCGCACCACACGACGCTGGCACTCCGTGTCATCGGGCAACCACTTGCTGACGCGTTGACGACATGCGTGCACCCGTGACGCTCTCGCGTGCCGACGAGGCGGTCGCTCCTAGCGCCGCGGCACGCCCGGCTGCCTCCCAGGCCGCCATCGCCTGGCGCAGCCTGCGCCGCGACCGTGTCGCGCTGGCCGGGCTCGCCGTCGTGGTGCTGGCCGTCCTGGGTGCGGTCTTCGCCCCCCACCTGGCCCCCCACGACCCTTACCGGGTGAACGCCGCCGCACGCCTGCTGCCGCCGGGCACGCCGGGACACCTGCTTGGCACCGACGACATCGGTCGCGACATCGCCAGCCGGCTGCTGTGGGGCGGACGGATCTCCCTCTGGGTGGCCGTGGTGCCAGTGCTCATCTCGGGGACGCTGGGTCTGGTCCTGGGGCTGACCTCCGGATACGCGCGCGGCTGGGTCGACCAGGTCGTCATGCGGACCCTCGACGTCGTGCTGGCATTCCCCTCGATCCTGCTCGCCATCGGGATCGCGGCCGCCCTGGGACCCGGCCTGCAGAACGTCGTCATGGCGATCGTGGTGGTCTCGGTGCCGATCTTCGCACGGCTGGTCCGCGGCCTGGTGCTGTCGGTGCGCGAGCGGGAGTACGTCGAGGCCGCCCGCTGCCTGGGCGCCAGCACCGCGCGCATCGTGCTGCGCCACGTGCTGCCCAACGTACTCCCCGCGGTGATCGTCTACGCCACCCTCGAGACCGGACGGGTGGTCATCTTCGCCGCCGGGCTCAGCTTCCTCGGGCTGGGCGTGCAGCCGCCCGCCGCCGACTGGGGCGCCATGCTCGCGGCCGGCCGGCAGGTGCTGGGCGTGGCGCCGCACGTCGCCACGATCCCAGGGCTGGTGATCTTCGTGGTGACCCTCGGCTTCAACGTGTTGGGCGACGGGCTGCGGGACGCGCTCGACCCGCGGCTGCGCGGCACGTGACCGCCTACGCGTACCGAATGCGCGGGTCCAGCAAGGCGTACAGCAGGTCCACCACCAGGTTGATGACCACGAAGGTCACCGCGATGAGCAGCACGCTGCCCTGGATCAGCGGGATGTCGCGGGTCGAGATCGCGCGATAGAGCTGCAGACCCACCCCGGGCCA is a window encoding:
- a CDS encoding ABC transporter permease, encoding MTLSRADEAVAPSAAARPAASQAAIAWRSLRRDRVALAGLAVVVLAVLGAVFAPHLAPHDPYRVNAAARLLPPGTPGHLLGTDDIGRDIASRLLWGGRISLWVAVVPVLISGTLGLVLGLTSGYARGWVDQVVMRTLDVVLAFPSILLAIGIAAALGPGLQNVVMAIVVVSVPIFARLVRGLVLSVREREYVEAARCLGASTARIVLRHVLPNVLPAVIVYATLETGRVVIFAAGLSFLGLGVQPPAADWGAMLAAGRQVLGVAPHVATIPGLVIFVVTLGFNVLGDGLRDALDPRLRGT